GCCGTGGTCTCTCGCTTTCCTGCCGGACGGCGATTTTCTAATCACACTTCGGGGCGGCGAAATGCGCCGTTACAAAAAAGACGGAAGATTCTCCGTGGTCAAAAATGTTCCCCGTGTGCGCGCCCGCGGTCAGGGCGGGCTGCTTGATGTGATGACACCGGGCGACTTCGGAGAGCGGGGCGAAATTTTCCTGAGTTTTTCAAAACCGCAGGGAAGGAGAGGCGGAACGGCGCTCGCCCGCGCGCGTCTCCGGGGAGACCGGCTTGAGGATGTGAAAGTAATCTGGGAACTGGAAACCGGCAGCGGCGGCGGGCGGCATTACGGCAGCCGCATTGCGGAGGGGCCGGACGGACTCATTTATTTCACGGTCGGCGACCGGGGAGACCGCCCTTCGGCGCAGGACTTGTCGCGAGGAAACGGCAGTGTGATAAGGGTTGCGAGGGACGGCTCAATCCCTGCGGACAATCCTTTTGCCGGAGAGAAGGGGGCGAGCCCCGGAATCTGGTCTTACGGGCATCGCAACGCGCAGGGCGCGGCGTTTGACGCGCGGGGGCGGCTGTGGGTGGCGGAGCACGGGGCATGGGGCGGCGATGAGGTGAACCTGATACGGCGGGGAGCGAATTACGGCTGGCCTGTCATTTCATACGGCCGCCACTATTCCGGCGGGAAAATAGGCGTGGGAACGGCGGCTTCGGGAATGGAGCAGCCGGAGCATTACTGGGACCCCTCAATCGCCCCTTCGGGAATGGCGTTTTATTCGGGCGATATGTTCCCTGAGTGGGAAGGCGACCTGCTTGTCGGCTCGCTGGCGTTTGACCTCATCTCGCGCCTGACGCCCGACCGGGGCATGGAGGAGGCGGAGCGGATAGAAACTCCGGAGACCCGGCGCGTCCGTGATGTGCGCGTTGCGCCCGACGGTTCGGTCTGGTTTCTTTCGGTAGGGAACGGAACGCTTTACCGCATGGCAAAGCCGGGGCGGTGAGAGGGTTCAAACGCTTGATATAACCGGAAAAGCCCGTACATTATCCATTCTGCATTTGAAGGTAATACTCAGGAGTTATCTACATTTGAAAAAACCCCCACCCAGAGAAGAGGCCCTCCTTCGCCTGAAAATTGCAAGAAGACGCGAAGAGGCAAGAAAAGGCAAATACAAACGTTCAAAGAAAAGACGGGAAATCACATACAAAAGCCAAGATAATGA
This portion of the Candidatus Dadabacteria bacterium genome encodes:
- a CDS encoding PQQ-dependent sugar dehydrogenase, with amino-acid sequence MRALRAFAAAQLAAVFITFAAAPPVLTHAAVRQTSAGAVEFTAIAGGLREPWSLAFLPDGDFLITLRGGEMRRYKKDGRFSVVKNVPRVRARGQGGLLDVMTPGDFGERGEIFLSFSKPQGRRGGTALARARLRGDRLEDVKVIWELETGSGGGRHYGSRIAEGPDGLIYFTVGDRGDRPSAQDLSRGNGSVIRVARDGSIPADNPFAGEKGASPGIWSYGHRNAQGAAFDARGRLWVAEHGAWGGDEVNLIRRGANYGWPVISYGRHYSGGKIGVGTAASGMEQPEHYWDPSIAPSGMAFYSGDMFPEWEGDLLVGSLAFDLISRLTPDRGMEEAERIETPETRRVRDVRVAPDGSVWFLSVGNGTLYRMAKPGR